In the genome of Agromyces sp. CF514, the window GACCGCGATCGCCGCGAGCGTGATCCAGAGGGAGACGCGGACGGCTCGGCGACGCCGGCCCGAGAGCTGCAGGAGCAGGTTCGCATGCGCGAGGCTCACCGCGACGATCGACGTGATGCCGAACCATCGCCAGAGCTCGGCGGGCCATCCGCCGCCGTTGTCGTACCAGGGGGTCCAGATGAGCACCAGGCCGATGACGAGCACGACCGCGCTCGCCGCGAGTCCGACGAAGCCGACGACGCGGACGGGGCGTGCGAGGACGGTGAGGTGGCAGAGGGCGAGGATGCTCGCGCCCGCGATGAGGAGCGTCGTGCCGAGCACCCGGCCCTGCACCTCGCCGAAGTCGCCGCTCAGGAGCGTCACGATGCCCACGACGGCCGTGATCGACAGCGAGGCCACGAGCACCACGATCGCCGTTCGGCGGTAGCCCCGAAGGGTCTTCGCCGCAGGCGTCGCTCGCGGCGTCGGCGCGTCGATCGGCTCCTCGGCCGGTGCCGCGGGCGCTGCCGCGTCCGGTCGGTCGGGGGTGTTCGGGCTCACTCGGACCTCCTCGTCGATGGGGTCAGCATAGGGGCCTGATCAGCGGGTTTGCGCGTGCGCGACGTGCGCCGCGGCATCCGGAAGCTGGGTTATACCTGAGTCCGGCGAACAAATCAAGAATCAGCTGGACACGGCGGGTCGCAAAGTATATGGTTAACCTTTGCGCTCCCAGACCCACTATGCCTTCATATTGCGGTCGGCTTCGCATGTCGGGTTCATTCCCCGGCATCGGCACGCGTCTCGGGGCTTTTCTCACCGCTACCGACAGTGAACCGGCCCGACGGGGCCGATGGAGGTTATTCACTTGGCTGCTGCGCGCAACGCGACCACGCCCACTCCCAAGAACGGACGCGGTGCAAGCCGTCTCTCGTTCGCCAAGGTCACCGACACCCTCACCGTACCCGACCTGCTCGCCCTGCAGACCGAGTCCTTCGACTGGCTCGTCGGCAACGACGCATGGAAGGCACGTGTCGAGGAGGCCGTCGAGGCCGGCCGCAAGGACCTGCCCGAGGCGACCGGTCTTGAAGAGATCTTCGAGGAGATCTCCCCGATCGAGGACCTCGGCGAGACCATGCAGCTCTCGTTCACGAACCCCGAGCTCGAGCCGCCGAAGTACACGATCGACGAGTGCAAGGAGAAGGGCAAGACCTACTCCGCACCGCTCTACGTGAACGCCGAGTTCATGAACCACCTCACCGGCGAGATCAAGACGCAGACCGTCTTCATGGGCGACTTCCCGCTCATGACCGCGCGCGGCACGTTCGTCATCAACGGCACCGAGCGCGTCGTAGTCTCGCAGCTCGTGCGTTCGCCCGGCGTCTACTTCGAGCGCACCCCCGAGAAGACCTCCGACAAGGACATCTACTCGGCCCGCGTCATCCCGAGCCGTGGCGCATGGCTCGAGTTCGAGATCGACAAGCGCGACCAGGTCGGCGTGCGCATCGACCGCAAGCGCAAGCAGTCGGTCACGGTCTTCCTGAAGGCCCTCGGCCTCACGAGCGAGGAGATCCTCGAGCAGTTCGCCGGCTACGAGTCGATCGCCCTCACCCTCGAGAAGGACAACATCCTCACGAAGGAAGAGGCGCTCAAGGACATCTACCGCAAGCTCCGTCCGGGCGAGCAGGTCGCAGCCGAGGCCGCACGTGCGCTCCTCGACAACTTCTACTTCAACCCGAAGCGCTACGATCTCGCCAAGGTCGGCCGCTACAAGATCAACACCAAGCTCGGCCTCGAGGCTCCCCTCACCGACTCGGTGCTGACGGTCGAAGACATCGTCGCGACGATCAAGTACCTCGTCGCCCTGCACGACGAGCGCACCACGCTGCCCGGCCGTCGCAACGGCCAGGCGATCGAGCTGCGCCTCGACGTCGACGACATCGACAACTTCGGCAACCGTCGCATCCGCGCGGTCGGCGAGCTGATCCAGAACCAGGTCCGCACCGGCCTCTCGCGCATGGAGCGCGTCGTCCGCGAGCGCATGACCACGCAGGACATCGAGGCGATCACGCCCCAGACCCTGATCAACGTGCGACCCGTCGTCGCGGCGATCAAGGAGTTCTTCGGAACGTCGCAGCTGTCGCAGTTCATGGACCAGAACAACCCGCTCGCGGGCCTGACCCACAAGCGTCGCCTCTCGGCGCTCGGCCCCGGCGGTCTCTCGCGAGACCGCGCCGGCGTCGAGGTCCGTGACGTCCACCCCTCGCACTACGGCCGCATGTGCCCGATCGAGACCCCTGAAGGCCCGAACATCGGCCTGATCGGCTCGCTCGCGTCGTTCGCGCGCATCAACTCGTTCGGTTTCATCGAGACGCCGTACCGCAAGGTCGTCGGCGGCAAGGTCACCGACGAGATCGAGTACCTCACCGCCATGGAGGAGAACGGCGTCGTCGTCGCACAGGCGAACGCACCGCTCAAGTCCGACGGGCACTTCTCCGAGGAGCGCGTGCTCGCACGTGAGGCCGGCGGCGAGGTCGACATGGTCCCCGCCGACGAGATCAGCTACATGGACGTCTCGCCGCGCCAGATGGTGTCGGTCGGCACCTCGCTCATCCCCTTCCTCGAGCACGACGACGCGAACCGCGCCCTCATGGGTGCGAACATGCAGCGTCAGGCCGTGCCGCTGCTCCGCAGCGACTCGCCGTTCGTCGGCACCGGCATGGAGGGCTACGCGGCCATCGACGCCGGTGACGTGGTCACCGCCGACAAGCCCGGTGTCGTCACCGAGGTCTCGGCCGACTCGGTCACCGTGCAGCTCGACGAGGGCGGCACGCAGACCTACTGGCTGCGCAAGTTCGACCGCTCCAACCAGGGCACGTCGTACAACAACCGCGTCATCGTGACCGCGGGCGAGCGCATCGAGGCCGGCGAGGTCATCGCCGACGGTCCCGCGACCGACAACGGCGAGCTCGCGCTCGGCAAGAACCTGCTCGTGGCGTTCATGCCGTGGGAGGGCCACAACTTCGAAGACGCGATCATCCTCAGCCAGAACCTGGTGAAGGACGACGTGCTCTCCTCGATCCACATCGAGGAGTACGAGGTCGACGCCCGCGACACGAAGCTCGGCAAGGAGGAGATCACGCGTGACCTCCCCAACGTCAGCCCCGACCTGCTCTCCGACCTCGACGAGCGCGGCATCATCCGCATCGGCGCCGAGGTCCGCCCCGGCGACATCCTCGTCGGCAAGGTCACGCCGAAGGGCGAGACCGAGCTGTCGGCAGAGGAGCGACTCCTCCGCGCGATCTTCAACGAGAAGAGCCGCGAGGTCCGCGACACGTCCCTGAAGGTGCCTCACGGCGAGCAGGGCACGATCATCGCGGTCAAGGAGTTCTCGGCCGAGAACGACGACGAGCTCGGCTCGGGCGTCAACCAGCGCGTGGTCGTCTACATCGCCCAGAAGCGCAAGATCACCGAGGGCGACAAGCTCGCCGGCCGCCACGGCAACAAGGGCGTCATCTCGAAGATCCTGCCGGTCGAGGACATGCCGTTCCTCGCCGACGGCACCCCCGTCGACGTGATCCTCAACCCGCTCGGCATCCCGGGCCGAATGAACTTCGGCCAGGTGCTCGAGACCCACCTCGGATGGGTCGCCAAGCAGGGCTGGAAGGTCGAGGGCAACCCGGCCTGGGCCAAGAAGCTCCCGAAGGACGCGCACGAGGCCGCGCCCGGCACCAAGGTCGCGACCCCCGTCTTCGACGGCGCCCTCGAAGAGGAGATCGCGGGTCTGCTCGACTCGACGCTCCCCAACCGCGACGGCGAGCGCCTCATCGACTCGAGCGGCAAGACGCAGCTCTTCGACGGCCGCTCGGGCGAGCCCTTCCCGTACCCGGTCTCGGTCGGCTACATGTACATCCTGAAGCTGCACCACCTCGTCGACGACAAGATCCACGCGCGTTCGACGGGCCCGTACTCGATGATCACCCAGCAGCCGCTCGGTGGTAAGGCGCAGTTCGGTGGACAGCGATTCGGTGAGATGGAGGTGTGGGCCCTCGAGGCCTACGGCGCCGCATACGCGCTCCAGGAGCTCCTCACGATCAAGTCCGACGACATCCTCGGCCGCGTCAAGGTGTACGAGGCGATCGTCAAGGGCGAGAACATCCAGGAGCCCGGCATCCCCGAGTCCTTCAAGGTGCTCATGAAGGAGATGCAGTCGCTCTGCCTGAACGTCGAGGTCCTCTCGGCCGACGGCACCGCGGTCTCGCTCCGCGACACCGACGACGAGGCCTTCCGCGCAGCGGAAGAGCTCGGCATCAACATCTCCGCGCGCTTCGAGTCGTCGAACATCGACGAGATCTAAGCCTGGCCAGTAGACGACTACAGAGACTTTCCAAGGAGAGAAATTGCTCGACGCAACCACATTTGACGAGCTTCGCATTGGCCTCGCGACCGCAGACGACATCCGCAAGTGGTCCTACGGTGAGGTCAAGAAGCCCGAGACCATCAACTACCGCACCCTGAAGCCCGAGAAGGACGGTCTGTTCGGTGAGCAGATCTTCGGACCGAGCCGCGACTGGGAGTGCGCGTGCGGCAAGTACAAGCGCGTGCGCTTCAAGGGCATCGTGTGCGAGCGCTGCGGCGTGGAGGTCACCAAGTCCTCCGTCCGTCGTGAGCGCATGGGCCACATCGAGCTCGCCGCTCCCGTGACCCACATCTGGTACTTCAAGGGCGTCCCCTCGCGCCTCGGCTACCTGCTCGACATGGCGCCGAAGGACCTCGAGAAGGTCATCTACTTCGCGGCCTACATGGTCATCGACGTCGACGACGAGGGTCGTCACGCCGACATGCCCGGCCTCGAGAACGAGATCCGTCTCGAGATCAAGACCATCGGCGACCAGCGCGATGCCCGCATCGCGACGCTCATGGCCCGCAAGGAGGAGGAGCTCGCAGCCCTCGAGGCCGACGGCGCCAAGTCCGACGTGCGCAAGCGCGCCGAGGCGGCCGCCGACAAGGAGATGGCCGGCGTGCGCAAGTCCGCCGACGAGCAGGTCGCGC includes:
- the rpoB gene encoding DNA-directed RNA polymerase subunit beta, which translates into the protein MAAARNATTPTPKNGRGASRLSFAKVTDTLTVPDLLALQTESFDWLVGNDAWKARVEEAVEAGRKDLPEATGLEEIFEEISPIEDLGETMQLSFTNPELEPPKYTIDECKEKGKTYSAPLYVNAEFMNHLTGEIKTQTVFMGDFPLMTARGTFVINGTERVVVSQLVRSPGVYFERTPEKTSDKDIYSARVIPSRGAWLEFEIDKRDQVGVRIDRKRKQSVTVFLKALGLTSEEILEQFAGYESIALTLEKDNILTKEEALKDIYRKLRPGEQVAAEAARALLDNFYFNPKRYDLAKVGRYKINTKLGLEAPLTDSVLTVEDIVATIKYLVALHDERTTLPGRRNGQAIELRLDVDDIDNFGNRRIRAVGELIQNQVRTGLSRMERVVRERMTTQDIEAITPQTLINVRPVVAAIKEFFGTSQLSQFMDQNNPLAGLTHKRRLSALGPGGLSRDRAGVEVRDVHPSHYGRMCPIETPEGPNIGLIGSLASFARINSFGFIETPYRKVVGGKVTDEIEYLTAMEENGVVVAQANAPLKSDGHFSEERVLAREAGGEVDMVPADEISYMDVSPRQMVSVGTSLIPFLEHDDANRALMGANMQRQAVPLLRSDSPFVGTGMEGYAAIDAGDVVTADKPGVVTEVSADSVTVQLDEGGTQTYWLRKFDRSNQGTSYNNRVIVTAGERIEAGEVIADGPATDNGELALGKNLLVAFMPWEGHNFEDAIILSQNLVKDDVLSSIHIEEYEVDARDTKLGKEEITRDLPNVSPDLLSDLDERGIIRIGAEVRPGDILVGKVTPKGETELSAEERLLRAIFNEKSREVRDTSLKVPHGEQGTIIAVKEFSAENDDELGSGVNQRVVVYIAQKRKITEGDKLAGRHGNKGVISKILPVEDMPFLADGTPVDVILNPLGIPGRMNFGQVLETHLGWVAKQGWKVEGNPAWAKKLPKDAHEAAPGTKVATPVFDGALEEEIAGLLDSTLPNRDGERLIDSSGKTQLFDGRSGEPFPYPVSVGYMYILKLHHLVDDKIHARSTGPYSMITQQPLGGKAQFGGQRFGEMEVWALEAYGAAYALQELLTIKSDDILGRVKVYEAIVKGENIQEPGIPESFKVLMKEMQSLCLNVEVLSADGTAVSLRDTDDEAFRAAEELGINISARFESSNIDEI